From the genome of Denticeps clupeoides chromosome 17, fDenClu1.1, whole genome shotgun sequence:
GCACCAGACGggacttttattatttattcattttgcctCCTGATGagttaaaaagaaatgatgcGAAATGTCCCAGCGCTCTGTCCAAGGCCTGCGacgtctgggaggagatcctgCTGGACCACCCCACCGACATGCTGGCCCTCAAATTCGCCCATGACGGCTGCTTCTACCTGGGCCACCAGACGCAGATGAGGGACTCGGTGGCCAGGGTCCTGCCCCACTGGAAGCCCCACACTCCCCTGTCCAGGTGACAGATGGTTATTAGTCGCTTCTGGGCATGTTGCACATGTTCGCTTTGAGCTTGGACCCAGTAGATAAtcttaaaaatacaataaaacaatcCAACACCAATATAAATGCATACAGCAGTGAAATGATTAGTGTAAATTTAATAGATAACTGGTTCATCTTTTTAGATTTCTTTTCGAGGTAATTGCAGATTTTGATGTTCCAAACGGAGGGCAACTTTAATACAACCggtttaaatttaaaatgataatttcaTAACCACAAAATGACTTTTACAAGAGCAAAATTCACAAATTATCACTGAATTATTCATTCAGCACCGAAACTTTTCTAACCATTAGAAGCAGGACATGATCACCTGTGTGGGTGTCCTGACTGTGCagtaaaactgcatttttttgtggtATATCGTGCTGCTTTTTCCCCCCCAGCTACCTGAAAGGCATGTACTCTTTCGGCCTTCTGGAGACCCGGTTTTATGACCAGGCTGAGAAAGTGGCAAAAGAAGTCAGTTTTTTCAAAagatatctatatatctatatcaatgtatatatctatatgtatatatctatatgtatatatttgaaTGTATGTGACGCAGGGCCTGGCGCTGACCCCGCAGGACGCCTGGTGCGTCCACTCCGTCGCCCACGTCCACGAGATGAGGGCGGAGGTGGACCGCGGCCTGAGCTTCATGCAGGCCACAGAGCGAGACTGGCAGGTTGGCGGCTCTGCACACGACCCGCCCAACCAGAGCAGACGCTCCTCATAATTGATTGAGCGTTTCTCATTTTATCCATGTCTTCTCAGATGAATTAATAAAACCCATAAATATTGATTGCGCCTCCGCAGGGATCTGACATGCTCGCGTGTCATAACTACTGGCACTGGGCTTTGTATTTCATAGAGAAGGTACGACAGTCTTTATTAATTCATCCCTTCGTTAGACGGAGTGGATCTTTGTATGAATTCATATTTCAGTCTGGTCGCTGCAGGGGGATTACGAGGCGGCGCTGGGGGTCTTCGACAGCCAGGTCAGTGCTAGACCGCGGAGAACCCGCTGCTCGTTCTCTTGTCTGCAGCATGGACGGGttcattttttctgaaatctaTTTATACACACGATGGTTTTTTAAAGTCGGCTCCTGAAGGGAGCCTCCTGACCATTACTGACCAGTTACACACAAATGTCCAGAAAAGAGACGCCGGCCTGTAATCCCTGTGGGGAGTGGGCGGGGTTAATGTGGGCGTGGTGAACGTGCTGCTTCTCTACCTGCAGATTTCACGCTGCTGCTTGACTTCTGGTGCCATGTTGGACATGGTGGACGCCTGTTCGCTGCTCTACAGACTGGAGCTGGAGGGTGagaatatatatgtgtatacagtacaggctaaaagtttggacaccttctcattcgacgtgttttctttatcttcatgaccatttacgttggtagattctcactgaaggcatcagaactatgaatgaacacatgtggagttctgtacttaacaaaaaaaggtgaaataagtgaaaacatgttttatattctagtttctttgctctgattactgctttgaacactcttggcattctctcgatgagcttcaagaggtcgtcacctgaaatgcttctccaacagtcttgaaggagttcccagaggtgtttagcacttgttggggtccagctcaccccaaaccatctggattgggttcaggtccggtgactgtggaggtcaggtctccactttttgttaagtccagaactccacatgtgttcattcatagttctgattccttcagtgagaatctaccaacgtaaatggtcatgaagataaagaaaacacaaacttgtccaaacttttggcccgtactgtgtgtgtatatatacggTCTCAGTAGAGaggaatgtgtaaaatgtgtaaattatgATTAAATGAAGTGTGTGTACAGGGGTGAGTGTAAAGGAGCGGTGGCGCGAGATTCTGCATGTGATTCGGCTGCACTGCGAGGATCACACACTCCTCTTCAACGACCTGCACTTCCTAATGGGATCTCTGGGGGGCGCCGCCACTGACTGCACCCAGCTGCTTATGGAGAGTCTGCGGGAACGAGCccggtaacacacacacacacacacacacacttattcctTCAGTCACTGATGCCTTTAGGCACATTATGTAACACTGGATCATAAAGGAGTGTAGGAGTGTGTACGAGTGGCGGTCTGggaccctacacacacacacacacacacacacacacacatcaatatgCAGTATGGAAGCCCTCCTGTCTGCTACCGGGAGCAGAAGATGTGGCTTCTCCGGAGAACTTCCACGCTCCCCCCGGTGCGCCGGTCCGTTCTTTTCAAGGTTGAAAATGAAGGCGGGAACTTTGTGTGACTTCTTACATAACCGTAAAGTCTGACGTCAGTTGGGGCGCGTGAAGAACCCCCTTCCCCTCGTCGCACGATGCACTGATAAACACTGCACACTTTTTATATGCACAATAATCCTTGGgtgttgcattatttttttttgcgtctGTTCTGTATGATTTGACTACAGATCAATGATGATGAATCAGGAACAGCGGCTGGACTTATTGAGCTCtcagcaacaacaacactacatagaactccagtacactgcagcactttcactttcaatcccTCTGGACTCAAAACATGGACACCTTCACCCTGCCTGTTACAcgtattttatgttaaagacgtaaaagtttaatatttggttacgtttgcaatatttgcatattggttttcattgtatacttgcaatatttgcaatactgtggtctgtagcagccgctaaagcatttcactgcacatcataccgtgtatgactgagtatgtgacaaataaaatccaCAGAAGACCGTTCCACGTTTATTTATTCGTGATAAAATTTCGTGTGGATCAAATGCTTTTCGGCGGCATGTTCGattgttaaaatgaaattaaaccgCCGCTTTACTTGCAGAGACCCGCAGGACAACGATCAGCACCGCCTGGCGCGGGCCGTGGGTCTGCCCATGTGCGAGGCGCTGCTGGCGTTCGACCAGGGCAACTACGGGGGCGCTGTGGAGCTGCTCCGCCCACTGCGCTACAGCTTCAGGAAGATAGGGGGCAGCGACGCACAGGCGAGTGAAGCCCATGGCCGtgaaccgcacacacacacacacgcacacacacacacacacgctgaagACTTGCATGTCCTCCTTTCAGAGGGACGTCTTCAACCAGCTGCTTATTCATGCGGCCTTGAG
Proteins encoded in this window:
- the ttc38 gene encoding tetratricopeptide repeat protein 38 isoform X1; its protein translation is MIPASFRDCQAWRSQGLPLSTSSNEACKMYDAILTQYVTWKNDVTLGGIEGCMAAVKAADPDFVMGHVISTGLELVGTTTSMRLNERLAAAVRRTVELAESQDVTPRERQHARAVELFSRGALSKACDVWEEILLDHPTDMLALKFAHDGCFYLGHQTQMRDSVARVLPHWKPHTPLSSYLKGMYSFGLLETRFYDQAEKVAKEGLALTPQDAWCVHSVAHVHEMRAEVDRGLSFMQATERDWQGSDMLACHNYWHWALYFIEKGDYEAALGVFDSQISRCCLTSGAMLDMVDACSLLYRLELEGVSVKERWREILHVIRLHCEDHTLLFNDLHFLMGSLGGAATDCTQLLMESLRERARDPQDNDQHRLARAVGLPMCEALLAFDQGNYGGAVELLRPLRYSFRKIGGSDAQRDVFNQLLIHAALRSGDKQHQKLARCLLVERDAGRPNSPLTERLIQKAKALHV
- the ttc38 gene encoding tetratricopeptide repeat protein 38 isoform X2, with translation MGHVISTGLELVGTTTSMRLNERLAAAVRRTVELAESQDVTPRERQHARAVELFSRGALSKACDVWEEILLDHPTDMLALKFAHDGCFYLGHQTQMRDSVARVLPHWKPHTPLSSYLKGMYSFGLLETRFYDQAEKVAKEGLALTPQDAWCVHSVAHVHEMRAEVDRGLSFMQATERDWQGSDMLACHNYWHWALYFIEKGDYEAALGVFDSQISRCCLTSGAMLDMVDACSLLYRLELEGVSVKERWREILHVIRLHCEDHTLLFNDLHFLMGSLGGAATDCTQLLMESLRERARDPQDNDQHRLARAVGLPMCEALLAFDQGNYGGAVELLRPLRYSFRKIGGSDAQRDVFNQLLIHAALRSGDKQHQKLARCLLVERDAGRPNSPLTERLIQKAKALHV